One window of the Chitinophaga niabensis genome contains the following:
- a CDS encoding hybrid sensor histidine kinase/response regulator, translating to MKNTRKRILMIDDDEDDFFLVNSLLQDTAPDQYEVEWAPTYQKGIAAIEKKEHELYLVDYRLGQHTGIDTLRHFHEIGYEAPVIMLTGKGDYAIDNEAMMAGATDYLVKGEITGQELERAIRYGITEFKHLRLIAENERKYFGIFEKSHDLIILADCNKNIIEINPTATRKLQYTKEELLNMNLKELFMNETEALQFLLDICENNAIVHKEHTFKAKNGQKLDMLINANKLDEQLGTFLLVAEDISDKKREEQEKRNQEKFVITGRIARVIAHEVRNPLTNILLAVGQYRQDEQPSVEDSSLYLDIIERNCTRINVLVTELLQSTRMLELNMQEYPTNEVVKKALALAEDRLQLNGIRLLEHYMEEEAMLLVDEEKMNIALLNLFINAIEAMTPGNGVLTVSTQTSQGKVLIRIGDNGTGIPEENKSKLFDPFYTSKAKGTGLGLTSTQNIILNHKGTIQVESALGEGTLFTITLPLA from the coding sequence ATGAAAAATACACGTAAGCGCATTTTAATGATAGACGATGATGAGGATGATTTTTTCCTCGTCAACAGTTTGTTACAGGATACTGCCCCTGACCAGTACGAAGTGGAATGGGCGCCCACCTATCAAAAGGGGATTGCCGCCATTGAGAAAAAGGAACATGAACTATATCTGGTAGATTACCGCCTTGGGCAGCATACCGGTATAGACACCCTCCGTCATTTTCATGAAATTGGTTATGAAGCTCCCGTGATCATGCTCACGGGCAAGGGAGATTATGCCATAGATAATGAAGCAATGATGGCTGGTGCCACGGACTACCTGGTAAAAGGGGAGATCACAGGGCAGGAGCTGGAAAGGGCCATCCGTTATGGCATCACTGAATTCAAACACCTACGCCTCATTGCGGAAAATGAGAGAAAATACTTCGGCATTTTCGAAAAGAGCCACGACCTGATCATCCTCGCGGACTGCAATAAGAATATTATTGAGATCAATCCTACCGCCACGCGGAAATTGCAATACACCAAGGAAGAACTCCTGAATATGAACCTGAAGGAACTGTTCATGAATGAAACAGAGGCGCTCCAATTCCTCCTGGATATTTGTGAGAACAATGCCATCGTTCATAAGGAGCACACCTTCAAAGCCAAAAACGGCCAGAAGCTGGATATGCTCATCAACGCTAATAAACTGGATGAACAGCTGGGCACCTTCCTGCTGGTGGCAGAAGATATCTCTGATAAAAAACGAGAGGAACAGGAGAAACGTAACCAGGAGAAATTTGTGATCACCGGCCGCATTGCACGTGTAATTGCACATGAAGTAAGGAATCCACTCACCAATATACTACTGGCCGTTGGCCAGTACCGGCAGGATGAGCAGCCTTCCGTGGAAGACAGCAGCCTTTACCTGGACATTATTGAACGCAATTGTACCCGCATCAATGTATTGGTAACGGAACTATTGCAATCTACCCGCATGCTGGAACTCAATATGCAGGAATATCCCACTAATGAGGTGGTGAAAAAAGCGCTGGCGCTGGCTGAAGACCGCCTGCAATTGAATGGCATCCGTTTATTGGAGCATTATATGGAAGAAGAAGCCATGTTGCTGGTAGACGAAGAGAAAATGAATATTGCCCTGCTGAACCTCTTCATCAATGCTATTGAAGCAATGACACCGGGCAACGGCGTTCTCACCGTCAGTACCCAAACGAGCCAGGGCAAAGTACTGATCCGAATCGGCGATAACGGTACCGGTATCCCTGAAGAAAACAAAAGCAAACTCTTTGATCCATTCTATACCTCAAAAGCCAAAGGAACCGGCCTGGGCCTTACTTCCACGCAGAACATCATCCTCAACCACAAAGGTACTATCCAGGTAGAAAGCGCACTTGGAGAAGGAACTTTATTCACCATTACCTTACCCCTCGCGTAA
- a CDS encoding lmo0937 family membrane protein has protein sequence MSNLLYLIAVILIIGWLLGFFVYSAGGLIHALLVLAIIAILINIIRGRAV, from the coding sequence ATGAGTAATTTACTTTATCTGATCGCAGTAATCCTTATTATAGGCTGGTTACTTGGATTTTTTGTATACTCAGCAGGTGGCCTCATCCATGCATTATTGGTACTGGCAATCATTGCCATACTCATCAATATTATTCGTGGAAGGGCTGTGTAG
- a CDS encoding PA2169 family four-helix-bundle protein encodes MQHSEKTAEVLEDLVKINNDRIEGYQKAIKQTDDGDLKILFDKMVADSKQFTTELNKQLRNLGEERERDSTMAGKIYRTWMDVKVSFGGNSRHAILASCEYGEDAAQKSYREALAQDHLPEDVRALITEQQRTLKAAHDQIRHMRDVEAVNK; translated from the coding sequence ATGCAACATTCTGAAAAAACAGCAGAAGTATTGGAAGACCTGGTGAAAATTAACAACGACCGTATCGAAGGATATCAGAAAGCTATAAAACAAACAGATGATGGCGATCTGAAGATCCTCTTTGATAAAATGGTTGCTGATAGCAAACAATTCACCACTGAATTAAACAAACAGCTCCGGAATCTGGGAGAAGAAAGAGAAAGGGATAGCACCATGGCAGGTAAGATCTATCGTACCTGGATGGACGTAAAAGTATCCTTTGGAGGAAACAGCCGGCACGCTATCCTCGCTTCCTGCGAATATGGCGAAGATGCTGCCCAGAAATCATATCGCGAAGCTTTGGCACAGGATCACTTACCGGAAGATGTACGCGCGCTGATCACAGAACAGCAAAGAACACTGAAAGCAGCGCACGACCAGATCCGTCATATGAGAGATGTTGAAGCGGTGAATAAATAA
- a CDS encoding CsbD family protein: MNSLQLKGTWNEVKGKLKQQYADLTDDDLMYTEGKEDELFGKLQKKLGKSKEEVQKLINEL, from the coding sequence ATGAACTCACTGCAATTGAAAGGAACTTGGAACGAGGTTAAAGGTAAATTAAAACAGCAATATGCAGATCTTACAGATGATGATCTGATGTATACAGAAGGAAAAGAAGACGAACTGTTCGGTAAACTGCAAAAAAAGCTGGGCAAGTCAAAAGAAGAAGTACAAAAGTTAATTAACGAACTATAG
- a CDS encoding response regulator, with protein sequence MEFYPHFSCRGSIFLPAESLQLFLCTEGIVTMSHRRNTYWNKIFGNVFGLSIIHPAREHRTLIPARNANYIPKKDTQHQKIMGNSILIIDDEPDICRLLQLNLSKYGYKVKYVHALSEGWQFLKSHPTDVLFLDIHLPDGSGLEALPQIKQLYPALQVITISAYDNGLEKEKALTAGAAHFLPKPFNVGKLQEIITDVKS encoded by the coding sequence GTGGAATTTTATCCCCATTTTAGCTGTAGGGGCAGTATTTTTCTTCCGGCAGAGAGTTTGCAATTGTTTTTATGTACTGAAGGGATCGTTACCATGAGCCACAGAAGAAATACATACTGGAATAAGATATTCGGAAATGTTTTTGGTCTATCGATCATACACCCGGCTCGTGAACACCGGACACTTATACCTGCAAGAAATGCCAATTATATCCCTAAAAAAGATACGCAACACCAAAAGATCATGGGAAATTCAATTCTGATTATTGATGATGAGCCGGATATCTGCCGCCTACTGCAATTGAATCTCAGCAAGTATGGATATAAAGTAAAATATGTTCATGCGCTGTCTGAAGGCTGGCAATTTCTTAAAAGTCATCCAACTGACGTCCTGTTCCTCGACATACACCTCCCTGACGGCTCCGGGCTGGAAGCCCTGCCGCAGATCAAGCAATTATACCCAGCCTTGCAAGTGATCACTATCAGTGCCTATGACAACGGATTAGAAAAAGAAAAAGCACTAACAGCAGGAGCGGCCCACTTTTTGCCGAAACCTTTTAACGTGGGGAAATTACAGGAGATCATTACTGACGTGAAAAGTTAG
- a CDS encoding sigma-54-dependent transcriptional regulator, giving the protein MKRILIIDDEINICTLLSKFLSKHGFKVDSTMTGGQALKMIKEEPYDLILCDYRLKDTDGAKLLNDIHQISPQTVVIIITGYTDVRIAVEMVKNGAYDYISKPLYPDEILNLVNKALSQKPVAISEIAVAPHAHEENNLPVTQQHKTGTYVYGESEPSKALYRELTLVAPTDYSVIIFGETGTGKESVAHLIHEHSSRKGQPFVALDCGSLSRELAASELFGHEKGSFTGAIGTKIGAFEQAHGGTLFLDEISNLTYDIQVALLRVIQEKQIRRVGSMKEISIDVRLIVASNENLFESVQKGKFREDLFHRFNEFTIHIPPLRARREDLTFFVESFMTQVSKELNKPPVVLSEEVWECFRQYDWPGNIRELKNVIRRASLLTPANKEISMAALPLEMKGGGTFRATMAPPQETLSQNGEEELDIPESNDLKSVALKAEYNKIINVLKEVKYNKTKAAQLLNIDRKTLYNKLRLLNINY; this is encoded by the coding sequence ATGAAACGTATCCTCATTATTGATGATGAAATAAACATATGTACCCTTTTGAGCAAGTTTTTAAGCAAACACGGGTTCAAGGTAGATAGTACCATGACCGGCGGACAGGCCTTAAAAATGATCAAAGAGGAGCCCTATGATCTGATATTGTGTGATTACCGGCTGAAAGACACCGACGGTGCCAAATTGTTGAACGATATCCATCAGATCAGCCCACAAACGGTAGTGATCATCATTACCGGCTATACAGATGTGAGGATCGCAGTGGAAATGGTGAAGAACGGAGCTTACGATTACATTTCGAAACCATTATATCCGGACGAGATCCTGAACCTGGTGAACAAAGCCCTGTCTCAAAAACCAGTGGCTATTTCCGAAATTGCCGTAGCGCCACATGCCCACGAAGAAAATAATCTGCCTGTTACCCAGCAGCACAAAACCGGTACTTATGTATATGGTGAAAGTGAACCATCCAAAGCATTGTACAGGGAACTCACGCTGGTGGCACCAACAGATTACAGTGTGATCATTTTTGGTGAAACAGGTACAGGTAAAGAATCCGTAGCACATCTGATACATGAACACAGCAGCCGGAAAGGACAACCATTTGTGGCCCTGGATTGCGGTAGCCTCTCCCGGGAACTGGCGGCCAGTGAACTTTTTGGTCATGAAAAAGGTTCCTTTACAGGAGCCATCGGCACCAAAATAGGCGCTTTTGAACAAGCCCATGGAGGTACCTTATTCCTGGATGAAATATCCAACCTCACTTACGATATACAGGTTGCATTACTCCGGGTGATCCAGGAAAAACAGATCCGCCGCGTAGGCAGCATGAAGGAAATATCCATAGATGTACGCCTCATTGTTGCCTCCAACGAAAACCTCTTTGAATCCGTTCAGAAAGGCAAATTCAGGGAAGACCTTTTCCACCGTTTCAATGAATTCACCATCCATATTCCCCCATTACGTGCCCGCAGAGAAGACCTTACTTTCTTTGTAGAATCCTTTATGACGCAGGTAAGTAAGGAACTGAACAAACCACCGGTAGTGCTCAGCGAAGAAGTGTGGGAATGTTTCCGTCAATACGACTGGCCGGGAAATATCCGTGAACTGAAGAACGTGATCCGCCGCGCCAGCCTCTTAACACCTGCCAATAAAGAGATCAGCATGGCAGCCCTTCCATTGGAAATGAAAGGGGGAGGCACCTTCCGTGCAACCATGGCACCGCCACAGGAAACACTAAGTCAGAATGGTGAAGAAGAACTTGATATACCGGAGTCTAATGACCTGAAATCCGTAGCGTTAAAGGCGGAATACAATAAGATCATCAATGTGCTCAAGGAAGTGAAGTATAACAAAACCAAAGCAGCGCAACTCCTGAACATCGACAGGAAAACCCTGTACAATAAGCTGCGCCTGCTGAATATTAATTACTAA
- a CDS encoding low affinity iron permease family protein: MAQKKIHLFEKMAEKVVAATGSPWAFMLALLTIIVWGVTGPIFNYSDTWQLVINTGTTIITFLMVFIIQKSQNKDSKSIQLKLNELIAATKTASNRLIDVESLSEEELNTLRTFYTKLAQETPKHLDLKHSHSIEEAIDNIEDKLEAFKKT; the protein is encoded by the coding sequence ATGGCCCAGAAAAAGATACATCTTTTTGAAAAGATGGCAGAAAAAGTAGTAGCAGCAACGGGAAGCCCCTGGGCCTTTATGCTGGCTCTTTTAACAATTATAGTATGGGGCGTAACAGGCCCCATCTTTAATTATTCTGATACCTGGCAGCTGGTGATCAATACAGGCACCACCATTATTACTTTCCTGATGGTGTTCATCATCCAGAAGTCGCAGAATAAAGATTCCAAATCCATTCAGCTGAAACTGAACGAACTGATAGCGGCCACTAAAACCGCCAGTAATCGTTTGATAGATGTGGAGTCTTTATCAGAGGAAGAACTAAATACACTCCGTACGTTCTACACCAAACTGGCCCAGGAAACACCCAAACATCTCGACCTCAAACATTCCCACTCCATTGAAGAAGCGATCGATAATATTGAGGATAAGTTAGAAGCCTTCAAAAAAACTTAG
- a CDS encoding VOC family protein codes for MSYTVPAQTRIGHVHLKVADLQRSLDFYCGLLGFELMVKYGDQAAFISAGGYHHHIGLNTWHSKGMPPAPENAPGLYHTAILYPTRKDLATIYKRLTDAKVPFTGFSDHGVSEALYLNDPDQNGVELYWDKPRDQWPLDENGQLTMYTHRLNLSNLLQELES; via the coding sequence ATGAGTTACACCGTTCCGGCACAAACGCGCATTGGCCATGTGCATTTAAAGGTTGCAGACCTGCAACGTTCCCTTGATTTTTATTGCGGGTTACTGGGTTTTGAATTGATGGTGAAATATGGGGACCAGGCAGCTTTCATCTCTGCAGGTGGTTACCATCATCATATCGGGTTGAACACCTGGCACAGCAAAGGCATGCCGCCTGCTCCGGAGAATGCGCCCGGCCTGTATCATACGGCCATTTTATATCCCACCCGTAAAGACCTTGCTACGATCTATAAAAGATTAACCGATGCAAAAGTACCTTTCACAGGCTTTTCAGATCATGGTGTGTCTGAAGCATTGTACCTCAATGATCCTGATCAGAATGGTGTTGAGTTGTATTGGGACAAACCCCGTGATCAGTGGCCCTTAGACGAAAACGGGCAACTGACGATGTACACACATCGCCTGAACCTCAGCAATTTGTTACAGGAATTAGAGAGCTAA
- a CDS encoding porin produces MRSLIIVLLFVPMAVMAQRQQDTAANGQPIIPVSKQSLLSNVDVIANMQTAFRNEFSEGTYQRSRFTLEQFRLEIKGKVHEKVYFRFRDRYTRNVVPQSIDNISRSTDMAFIRFDPTPNWKIYAGKMSADWGGYEFDANPIDIYEYSDIIEYADNFLTGAGVGYVLPDKKHEFTLQLLNTRTASFYELYDTIPGIKEARFPFAAVANWRGSFFNGKFNTIWSYSLFREAEYEYMNYFAFGNQLNLDKVKLEYDFKFSQEQLDRKGIVSGFTENIDIKTAQNVRYISHWAKVDVRVSDKVNVFFVGMLDDAFWKKPSESSHTKLRQAWGYIPGLEVYPVKNFNLKVFGAFIGRVYKYTENARQELGQRNTDNYRISVGVISPLVIL; encoded by the coding sequence ATGCGTTCCCTGATCATTGTTCTGTTATTTGTACCCATGGCTGTGATGGCACAGCGGCAGCAGGATACGGCGGCCAACGGGCAACCCATTATCCCGGTCAGCAAACAATCACTGTTGTCTAATGTAGACGTGATTGCGAATATGCAAACGGCTTTCAGGAACGAATTCAGTGAGGGAACTTATCAGCGTTCCCGATTTACACTGGAGCAGTTCAGGCTGGAGATCAAGGGGAAAGTGCATGAGAAAGTTTATTTCCGTTTCCGGGACAGGTATACACGCAATGTAGTACCCCAGTCGATTGACAACATCAGCCGTTCTACGGACATGGCCTTTATCCGTTTTGATCCCACACCAAACTGGAAGATCTATGCAGGTAAAATGTCAGCAGACTGGGGTGGGTATGAGTTTGATGCAAACCCGATAGACATTTATGAGTACTCCGATATCATTGAATACGCAGACAATTTTCTGACCGGTGCAGGTGTTGGGTATGTGCTGCCGGATAAGAAGCATGAATTCACCCTGCAATTACTGAATACACGTACCGCCAGTTTTTATGAGCTGTACGATACTATCCCCGGTATTAAGGAAGCCCGTTTCCCTTTTGCTGCTGTAGCAAACTGGCGTGGCAGTTTTTTTAACGGAAAGTTTAATACCATCTGGTCCTATTCCTTATTCCGGGAAGCAGAATATGAATACATGAACTACTTCGCGTTTGGTAATCAGCTCAACCTGGATAAAGTTAAACTGGAGTACGACTTCAAATTCAGCCAGGAGCAGTTGGACAGGAAGGGAATTGTATCAGGCTTCACCGAGAATATTGATATTAAAACCGCACAGAATGTGCGCTACATCAGCCATTGGGCAAAAGTGGATGTGCGGGTGTCTGATAAAGTGAATGTATTTTTTGTGGGTATGCTGGACGATGCTTTCTGGAAGAAACCATCCGAAAGCAGCCACACTAAACTGCGGCAGGCATGGGGATATATTCCGGGGCTGGAAGTATATCCTGTTAAGAATTTTAACCTGAAGGTATTTGGCGCATTTATAGGCAGGGTATATAAATACACGGAAAATGCCCGGCAGGAATTAGGGCAGCGCAATACAGATAATTACCGCATTTCAGTTGGGGTGATCAGCCCGCTGGTGATCCTGTAA